One Phycisphaera mikurensis NBRC 102666 DNA window includes the following coding sequences:
- a CDS encoding REP-associated tyrosine transposase has translation MPEYRRRFVHRAYYFFTRVTAGRMPIFKDPANVKLLRLATREAMDHKPFRIIASVVLPDHIHDIIRLPEGDTNYPQHLRRIKTNFTKAYLDAGGAEAAITDAQSRDARRGVWQPRYLEHTLRDENDFRRHLAYLHMNPVRHGLVKRPEDWPASSIHSWIRRGLLRPGWGTRHGDAPEETDGGFFGD, from the coding sequence TTGCCCGAGTATCGCCGCCGCTTCGTCCACCGGGCGTACTACTTCTTCACCCGCGTGACCGCGGGGAGGATGCCGATCTTCAAGGATCCTGCCAACGTCAAGCTCCTCCGCCTCGCCACCCGCGAAGCGATGGATCACAAGCCTTTCCGGATCATCGCGTCCGTCGTCCTCCCGGACCACATCCACGACATCATCCGCCTGCCCGAAGGCGATACCAACTACCCGCAGCACCTCCGCCGGATCAAGACCAACTTCACAAAAGCCTACCTCGACGCCGGCGGAGCCGAGGCCGCCATCACCGATGCCCAGTCCCGCGACGCCCGGCGGGGCGTCTGGCAGCCGCGTTACCTTGAGCACACGCTTCGCGACGAGAACGACTTCCGCCGGCACCTCGCTTACCTCCACATGAATCCGGTGCGACACGGCCTCGTGAAGAGGCCAGAGGACTGGCCCGCGTCCTCCATCCACTCCTGGATCCGACGCGGCCTGCTCCGGCCCGGCTGGGGCACCCGTCACGGCGACGCTCCCGAGGAGACCGATGGCGGCTTCTTCGGCGACTGA
- a CDS encoding chitobiase/beta-hexosaminidase C-terminal domain-containing protein codes for MIHLPSFLGRLALVASAASVASPAAAGALRADFHRLSPGEVRAEIRWPDWTLSPHAPEGTRIAVEDDRLVLQDDSQENAAVLSLTGDASREPQPVEIRFSLRVDAPAREAGDPEGSAFAFLRFGPAYGEDLGFLRVILPGDAAEAGRAFVDASSGDELVRPSGSAGASIPLAEPVDVVLRLDPAAGTYAVRFGGEEVLAGATLAGGVEPRLGVFSVHTPSRGRAGISLGDLVIEPVGDADADAAGAAPAWPTRAEPRPELLSLLNDVDLRGGRLVETPGFDLQDEGAEFQFQPHLYYWPVRDEAGITAWRSEVEKEWIGRHLYSLRAFPVESNRRYVVSALVKSRFDRANNEIDLGLEMLTMNHERLPAERVAGLPADTASDPDNVDGWVRWEYAFVTANYDEPVKARFILRHNIGYTDHEAIDLRLAQVKLIELPVEPHAVEGDGSDLVTFRGGPGNLPMAVESVEEDGGVFTVRTTGVKFTIDTDAGRIAARQRIDFRRDLFDADLSLPLAGLQLVRHDDTVAVLRNEHLAIGVQCDGMAAVAPLSPMAVLATARIGGAFNRLGRGSVYAGDDFGGFAINTYPVIGSGTTVDFEPVTSGLWFEGLARNDTETMAAEGEASRPGWQIRWDLKPGERIFLSGFPCRPFDWERSFSEHYQLTHRENEVEGYDDPWYDVVDVLILWDFHQRSWGMAFADNYTPYDAELTQEHIRAIQAEGMKVMPYNSAWFHRTRDPEVWVESARRMVEDEGFEGMYSDGLPAVEWLVGYEEMRMLREGVLPDGPIRVHDSLPQSGRHVAEYAPYVYTYASTTYQAEHVSTDAGPGWPWVRYVINSWRQSNAIGDIKGDKWRGFGGDTPEQQTRSRLAGFIWNARPGSGAPNYMQDVKPVWDALEADWREHGDDPFYYDRHYLPLAQELTGFRIGRAAMPIVAEDGDQVELSTKATGDGVAIRYTLDGSEPTAASAAYDGPVALPEGATLKAVTLAEGLEPSAVAVHPLPED; via the coding sequence ATGATCCATCTCCCTTCGTTCCTGGGCCGGCTGGCCCTCGTGGCCTCCGCGGCCTCTGTGGCATCGCCCGCCGCCGCGGGTGCGCTGCGGGCCGACTTCCACCGGCTCAGCCCCGGGGAGGTGCGGGCGGAGATCCGCTGGCCGGACTGGACGCTCTCGCCGCACGCGCCCGAGGGCACGCGGATCGCCGTGGAGGACGACCGCCTGGTCCTGCAGGACGACAGCCAGGAGAACGCGGCGGTGCTCAGCCTCACCGGGGACGCTTCCCGCGAGCCGCAGCCGGTGGAGATCCGCTTCTCGCTGCGGGTGGACGCGCCGGCCCGGGAGGCGGGCGACCCCGAGGGCAGCGCCTTCGCCTTCCTGCGCTTCGGTCCGGCCTACGGCGAGGACTTGGGCTTCCTGCGGGTGATCCTTCCCGGCGACGCCGCCGAGGCGGGGCGGGCGTTCGTGGACGCTTCCTCGGGCGATGAACTCGTGCGGCCGTCCGGATCCGCGGGCGCCAGCATCCCACTCGCCGAGCCGGTGGACGTGGTGCTCCGGCTCGATCCGGCGGCGGGGACCTACGCGGTCCGCTTCGGGGGCGAGGAGGTCCTCGCCGGCGCCACGCTCGCCGGCGGCGTCGAGCCGCGCCTGGGCGTCTTCAGCGTGCACACGCCCTCGCGCGGCCGGGCCGGCATCAGCCTCGGCGATCTCGTGATCGAGCCGGTCGGCGACGCCGATGCCGACGCGGCCGGGGCGGCGCCCGCCTGGCCCACGCGTGCGGAGCCCCGGCCCGAGCTGCTCTCGCTCCTGAACGACGTCGACCTCCGCGGCGGCCGGCTCGTGGAGACGCCCGGCTTCGACCTGCAGGACGAGGGGGCGGAGTTCCAGTTCCAGCCGCACCTGTACTACTGGCCGGTCCGCGACGAGGCGGGCATCACCGCCTGGCGGTCGGAGGTCGAGAAGGAGTGGATCGGCCGGCACCTGTACAGCCTCCGGGCCTTCCCCGTGGAATCCAACCGGCGGTACGTGGTCTCGGCGCTGGTCAAGAGCCGCTTCGACCGGGCCAACAACGAGATCGACCTTGGTCTGGAGATGCTCACGATGAATCACGAGCGCCTGCCGGCCGAGCGGGTGGCGGGCCTGCCGGCGGACACGGCGAGCGACCCCGACAACGTCGACGGCTGGGTGCGCTGGGAGTACGCGTTCGTCACCGCCAACTACGACGAGCCGGTGAAGGCCCGCTTCATCCTCCGCCACAACATCGGCTACACGGACCACGAGGCGATCGACCTCCGCCTGGCGCAGGTGAAGCTCATCGAGCTGCCCGTGGAGCCGCACGCGGTCGAGGGAGACGGGAGCGACCTGGTGACCTTCCGCGGCGGGCCGGGGAACCTGCCGATGGCGGTCGAGTCGGTGGAGGAGGACGGCGGCGTCTTCACCGTCCGGACCACCGGCGTGAAGTTCACGATCGACACCGACGCGGGGCGGATCGCCGCCCGCCAGCGGATCGACTTCCGACGCGACCTCTTCGACGCCGACCTCTCGCTGCCGCTGGCAGGCCTGCAGCTGGTGCGGCACGACGACACCGTCGCGGTGCTCCGCAACGAGCACCTGGCGATCGGCGTGCAGTGCGACGGCATGGCCGCGGTCGCCCCGCTCTCGCCGATGGCCGTCCTCGCCACCGCCCGCATCGGCGGAGCCTTCAACCGCCTCGGCCGCGGCAGCGTCTACGCCGGCGACGACTTCGGCGGCTTCGCCATCAACACGTACCCGGTGATCGGCAGCGGGACGACCGTCGATTTCGAGCCGGTGACCAGCGGGCTCTGGTTCGAGGGCCTCGCCCGCAACGACACCGAGACCATGGCGGCGGAAGGCGAGGCGTCGCGGCCGGGCTGGCAGATCCGCTGGGACCTCAAGCCCGGCGAACGGATCTTCCTCAGCGGCTTCCCCTGCCGGCCCTTCGATTGGGAACGGAGCTTCAGCGAGCACTACCAGCTCACCCATCGCGAGAACGAGGTCGAGGGTTACGACGACCCGTGGTACGACGTCGTGGACGTGCTGATCCTCTGGGACTTCCACCAGCGCTCGTGGGGCATGGCCTTCGCGGACAACTACACGCCGTACGACGCGGAGCTCACCCAGGAGCACATCCGGGCGATCCAGGCAGAGGGCATGAAGGTCATGCCGTACAACTCGGCCTGGTTCCACCGGACGCGCGACCCGGAGGTCTGGGTCGAGAGCGCCCGGCGGATGGTCGAGGACGAGGGCTTCGAGGGCATGTACAGCGACGGCCTGCCGGCGGTGGAGTGGCTGGTGGGCTACGAGGAGATGCGGATGCTCCGCGAGGGCGTGCTGCCCGACGGCCCGATCCGCGTGCACGACTCGCTGCCGCAGAGCGGCCGCCACGTCGCGGAGTACGCCCCCTACGTCTACACCTACGCGAGCACGACCTACCAGGCCGAGCACGTGAGCACCGACGCGGGCCCCGGCTGGCCGTGGGTCCGCTACGTGATCAACTCCTGGCGGCAGAGCAACGCCATCGGCGACATCAAGGGCGACAAGTGGCGCGGCTTCGGCGGCGACACGCCGGAGCAGCAAACCAGAAGCCGCCTCGCCGGCTTCATCTGGAACGCGCGGCCCGGCAGCGGCGCTCCCAACTACATGCAGGACGTCAAGCCGGTCTGGGACGCCCTCGAGGCCGACTGGCGGGAGCACGGCGACGACCCGTTCTACTACGACCGGCACTACCTGCCGCTGGCGCAGGAGCTCACCGGCTTCCGCATCGGCCGGGCGGCGATGCCGATCGTCGCGGAGGACGGAGACCAGGTGGAGCTCTCGACCAAGGCGACCGGCGACGGCGTCGCGATCCGCTACACGCTCGACGGCAGCGAGCCGACGGCGGCGTCCGCGGCGTACGACGGCCCGGTCGCGCTCCCCGAGGGAGCGACGCTGAAGGCGGTGACGCTCGCCGAGGGCCTGGAGCCGAGCGCCGTCGCCGTTCACCCGCTGCCGGAGGACTGA
- a CDS encoding MGH1-like glycoside hydrolase domain-containing protein — protein MMFRQNEDDVPPVPTDPAGSAPRLPRLRRAAAGLGRSRWRSVLGCVAQLHERAIRDDRHGLFPHPWEEIGPGYVYGPAFGHWDIVHQSLDAVVDEPAHALRQLENLLALQQPDGRLPVVMMMRDGKPWLHDPALTHPPVWPVLVDRLVAGGHGPGLGARCVPHARAQLEWFDRHRRVGDAYGYADFLLEDSFESGVDDGVRFLDGPHGELAPFVDASCHAWMLLDLVARFGPGAEAEAAGERRAALAETIRRTMWHDGLGLFVDAFRTGKPSPPMALEGFWPLVIGVATAEQTDRVVDDWLLNPDRFFSAHPLRTVAPADPAYETRMWRGPAWNSMTLWAALGCARCGRPAAAAAILERALNATAAEFERTGTVWEFYHPDGEPAASVARKPYAEGVANAPCRDYLGHNPLLAMARLWEECREA, from the coding sequence ATGATGTTCCGTCAAAATGAAGACGACGTTCCGCCGGTCCCAACCGATCCCGCCGGATCCGCTCCCCGGCTTCCCCGCCTGCGTCGAGCCGCGGCCGGCCTCGGGCGGTCGCGCTGGCGATCGGTCCTCGGCTGCGTGGCGCAGCTGCACGAGCGGGCGATCCGAGACGATCGCCACGGCCTCTTCCCTCACCCGTGGGAGGAGATCGGCCCCGGCTACGTCTACGGCCCCGCCTTCGGGCACTGGGACATTGTCCACCAGTCGCTGGACGCGGTCGTGGACGAGCCGGCACACGCGTTGCGGCAGCTGGAGAACCTGCTGGCGCTGCAGCAGCCCGACGGCCGCCTGCCGGTCGTGATGATGATGCGCGACGGCAAGCCGTGGCTGCACGATCCGGCGCTCACGCACCCGCCGGTGTGGCCGGTGCTGGTGGATCGGCTGGTCGCGGGCGGCCACGGCCCCGGGCTGGGCGCCCGCTGCGTCCCGCACGCCCGGGCGCAGCTGGAGTGGTTCGACCGCCACCGCCGCGTGGGCGACGCCTACGGCTACGCCGACTTCCTGCTGGAGGACAGCTTCGAGTCGGGCGTCGACGACGGCGTCCGCTTCCTCGACGGCCCGCACGGGGAGTTGGCTCCGTTCGTCGACGCTTCCTGCCACGCGTGGATGCTGTTGGACCTCGTCGCACGCTTCGGCCCCGGGGCCGAGGCCGAAGCGGCCGGTGAGCGGCGAGCCGCCCTCGCCGAGACGATCCGCCGAACGATGTGGCACGACGGGCTCGGCCTCTTCGTCGACGCCTTCCGGACCGGCAAGCCGTCGCCGCCGATGGCGCTGGAGGGCTTCTGGCCGCTTGTCATCGGCGTCGCCACGGCGGAGCAAACCGACCGCGTGGTGGACGACTGGCTGCTGAACCCCGACCGCTTCTTCTCGGCTCACCCGCTGCGCACGGTCGCTCCGGCCGACCCGGCGTACGAGACGCGGATGTGGCGCGGCCCCGCCTGGAACAGCATGACGCTGTGGGCGGCGTTGGGCTGCGCCCGCTGCGGCCGCCCCGCCGCCGCGGCGGCGATCCTGGAGCGGGCACTAAACGCCACGGCCGCGGAGTTCGAGCGGACCGGCACCGTCTGGGAGTTCTACCACCCCGACGGCGAGCCGGCCGCGTCGGTCGCCCGCAAGCCCTACGCCGAGGGCGTGGCCAACGCGCCCTGCCGCGACTACCTCGGCCACAACCCGCTGCTCGCGATGGCGCGGCTGTGGGAGGAGTGCCGAGAGGCTTGA
- a CDS encoding Gfo/Idh/MocA family protein gives MPHPPRYAVVGTGSRCGMYVRALLGDFASHGTLVALCDTSPTRMAYWNGVAKEEYGTDPIPTFAAEHFEAMLREQRIDRVIVTTVDATHDGYICGAMEAGCDVITEKPMTTDREKVERILATRDRTGRSLRVAFNYRYAPRNSKAKELLQSGVIGEVQSVHFEWLLNTTHGADYFRRWHRDKANSGGLMVHKATHHFDLVNWWIDGVPERVFGVGDLKFYGEKNAERRGDRYFTERGREHPDLASDPFALDLAGNDELKALYLDAEAESGYLRDRSVFSDPIGIEDDMSVIVRYRSRATMTYHLTAYSPWEGYRVAFNGNRGRIELECVEKPYVSAGEGDHNFARNVLGNAEAYEVAEPTTLTIHRHWQKPVRIDMPETNEGGHGGGDALLLKDLFLPDPPADPLHRRADHLAGAAAVLVGDAANRSFESGAMEAIPAALLPSAPTAAAS, from the coding sequence ATGCCCCATCCCCCTCGCTACGCCGTCGTCGGCACCGGAAGCCGCTGCGGCATGTACGTCCGCGCCCTGCTGGGCGACTTCGCCAGCCACGGCACGCTCGTCGCGCTCTGCGACACGAGCCCGACGCGCATGGCGTATTGGAACGGCGTCGCAAAGGAGGAGTATGGCACCGACCCGATCCCCACGTTCGCCGCCGAACACTTCGAAGCGATGCTCCGCGAGCAGCGGATCGATCGCGTGATCGTCACCACGGTCGACGCGACGCACGACGGCTACATCTGCGGGGCGATGGAGGCCGGCTGCGACGTCATCACCGAGAAGCCGATGACCACCGACCGGGAGAAGGTGGAGCGGATCCTGGCGACCCGCGACCGCACCGGGCGGTCGCTGCGGGTGGCGTTCAACTACCGCTACGCCCCGCGGAACTCCAAAGCGAAGGAGCTGCTGCAGTCCGGCGTCATCGGCGAGGTGCAGAGCGTCCACTTCGAGTGGCTGCTGAACACGACCCACGGCGCCGACTACTTCCGACGCTGGCACCGCGACAAGGCCAACAGCGGCGGGCTGATGGTTCACAAGGCGACGCACCACTTCGACCTCGTGAACTGGTGGATCGACGGCGTGCCCGAGCGGGTCTTCGGCGTGGGCGACCTGAAGTTCTACGGCGAGAAGAACGCGGAGCGGCGGGGCGATCGGTACTTCACCGAACGCGGCCGCGAGCACCCCGACCTCGCGTCGGACCCCTTCGCGCTGGACCTCGCCGGGAATGACGAGCTCAAGGCGCTGTACCTCGACGCCGAGGCGGAGTCGGGCTACCTCCGCGATCGCTCCGTCTTCAGCGACCCGATCGGCATCGAGGACGACATGTCGGTGATCGTGCGGTACCGCAGCCGCGCGACGATGACCTACCACCTCACCGCCTACAGCCCGTGGGAGGGCTACCGCGTCGCCTTCAACGGCAACCGCGGGCGGATCGAGCTCGAGTGCGTGGAGAAGCCGTACGTGTCCGCCGGCGAGGGCGATCACAACTTCGCACGCAACGTGCTGGGGAACGCCGAGGCGTACGAGGTGGCCGAGCCGACGACGCTCACGATCCACCGCCACTGGCAGAAGCCGGTCCGCATCGACATGCCCGAGACCAACGAGGGCGGCCACGGCGGCGGCGACGCGCTGCTGCTGAAGGACCTCTTCCTGCCCGACCCGCCCGCCGACCCGCTGCACCGCCGGGCCGACCACCTCGCCGGCGCCGCGGCGGTGCTCGTCGGCGACGCCGCGAACCGAAGCTTCGAGAGCGGGGCGATGGAGGCGATCCCCGCGGCGCTGCTGCCGTCCGCGCCGACCGCCGCGGCGAGCTGA
- a CDS encoding MGH1-like glycoside hydrolase domain-containing protein, with translation MTALDTVHEKLAPLLPGHDPARRLAGRLEELHHHLHTRAVRSFDSRRDLLNGYSYDVFYDWDAYFENCYLSHLHEPRFCRSTTEAFLDQQLENGFVSRSLGLPRLRQHFKPFLAQMVWLGVRQGVDPNWLRGRYWERLVKYVDHWVWFRDHDRNGLSVWDSADHSGMDNQNRRAGEYHSDTVEGVDLNVYIAREHDALALLADRLGEAGEAEIFRAAATERRRLINELLWDEEAGFYLDRHERTQALQRVFTVAGFLPLWDGTATPERAGRLVREHLTDPERFWLPHPVATWSKQEPDHYQMRRGHECTWLGATWVPTNYMVFHGLRRYGFDDVAEDLAYRTCAMALNEATTREFYNAETGAGQGLDPFWGWSALAYAMPLEFETQTDPTALNADEPHRPLLTELVGLENPMVRPFVTPARPGNI, from the coding sequence ATGACCGCCCTCGACACCGTCCACGAGAAGCTCGCGCCGCTGCTGCCCGGCCACGACCCCGCCCGACGGCTCGCCGGCCGCCTCGAAGAGCTGCACCACCACCTGCACACCCGCGCCGTCCGCAGCTTCGACAGCCGCCGCGACCTGCTCAATGGCTACAGCTACGACGTCTTCTACGACTGGGACGCGTACTTCGAGAACTGCTACCTCAGCCACCTGCACGAGCCGCGGTTCTGCCGCTCCACAACCGAGGCGTTCCTCGACCAGCAGCTGGAGAACGGCTTCGTCTCCCGCTCGCTGGGCCTGCCGCGGCTGCGGCAGCACTTCAAGCCCTTCCTTGCGCAGATGGTTTGGCTGGGCGTGCGGCAGGGCGTCGACCCGAACTGGCTCCGCGGCCGCTACTGGGAGCGGCTGGTGAAGTACGTCGACCACTGGGTGTGGTTCCGCGACCACGACCGCAACGGGCTGTCGGTTTGGGACTCCGCCGACCACTCGGGCATGGACAACCAGAACCGGCGGGCCGGTGAGTACCACAGCGACACGGTCGAGGGCGTCGACCTCAACGTCTACATCGCCCGCGAGCACGACGCCCTCGCGCTGCTCGCCGACCGGCTGGGCGAGGCCGGCGAGGCCGAGATTTTCCGGGCCGCGGCCACCGAGCGTCGCCGGCTCATCAACGAGCTGCTCTGGGACGAGGAAGCCGGCTTCTACCTCGACCGCCACGAGCGGACGCAAGCGCTGCAGCGGGTCTTCACCGTCGCCGGGTTCCTGCCGCTCTGGGACGGCACCGCCACGCCGGAGCGGGCCGGGCGTCTCGTGCGCGAGCACCTCACCGACCCGGAGCGCTTCTGGCTGCCGCACCCCGTCGCCACCTGGAGCAAGCAAGAGCCCGACCATTACCAGATGCGTCGCGGCCACGAGTGCACGTGGCTCGGAGCCACCTGGGTCCCGACCAACTACATGGTCTTCCACGGGCTCCGCCGGTACGGCTTCGACGACGTGGCCGAAGACCTCGCCTACCGCACGTGCGCGATGGCCCTGAACGAGGCCACCACCCGCGAGTTCTACAACGCCGAGACCGGCGCCGGCCAGGGCCTCGACCCCTTCTGGGGCTGGTCGGCTCTCGCCTACGCGATGCCGCTGGAGTTCGAGACGCAAACCGATCCGACCGCCCTGAACGCCGACGAGCCGCACCGCCCGCTGCTCACCGAGTTGGTCGGCTTGGAGAACCCGATGGTCCGCCCGTTCGTCACCCCGGCGCGGCCGGGAAACATCTAG
- a CDS encoding SDR family NAD(P)-dependent oxidoreductase, with protein MEVDALAHLTRSDAEGPLARRIALVTGGGSGIGLAVARRLHAAGAAVLVADRDAEAGAAAAASLGSRAASRSLDVSDPEAVFALAAELDAAGVAVGVLVNNAGIGRVGTLDEATADDLDAMHAVNVRGVFNGCKAFVPAMRERGGGAVVNLASVGGVVGIRDRLAYCASKFAVVGMTKAMALDEADSGVRVNCVCPGRVATPFVERRLAEYDDPEAARAEMSATQAVLRMGQPEEIAEAVLWLASDASSFVTGSALMIDGGWSAGRS; from the coding sequence ATGGAAGTCGACGCGCTGGCCCATCTGACTCGGAGTGACGCCGAGGGCCCGCTCGCTCGCCGGATCGCGCTGGTGACCGGCGGCGGGTCGGGCATCGGCCTGGCGGTGGCGCGGCGGCTGCACGCGGCGGGTGCGGCCGTGCTGGTGGCCGATCGCGACGCGGAGGCGGGCGCGGCGGCCGCCGCGTCTCTTGGGAGCCGTGCGGCCTCCAGGAGCCTCGACGTCTCGGATCCGGAGGCGGTCTTCGCGCTCGCCGCGGAGCTCGACGCGGCGGGCGTCGCCGTCGGCGTGCTCGTGAACAACGCGGGGATCGGCCGCGTCGGCACGCTCGACGAGGCGACCGCGGACGACCTCGACGCGATGCACGCGGTGAACGTCCGCGGCGTCTTCAACGGGTGCAAGGCCTTCGTCCCGGCGATGCGGGAGCGGGGCGGCGGGGCGGTGGTCAACCTCGCGTCGGTCGGCGGAGTCGTGGGCATCCGCGACCGGCTGGCGTACTGCGCCAGCAAGTTCGCCGTGGTGGGGATGACCAAGGCGATGGCGCTCGACGAGGCCGACTCGGGCGTCCGCGTCAACTGCGTCTGCCCCGGCCGCGTCGCGACGCCCTTCGTCGAGCGTCGCCTCGCCGAGTACGACGACCCCGAAGCGGCCCGGGCGGAGATGTCCGCGACGCAGGCGGTGCTGCGGATGGGCCAACCCGAGGAGATCGCCGAGGCGGTGCTCTGGCTCGCCTCCGACGCCTCGTCCTTTGTCACCGGCTCGGCGCTGATGATCGACGGGGGTTGGAGCGCCGGCCGCTCCTGA
- a CDS encoding IclR family transcriptional regulator: protein MESTVLVKAFGILETLAHEQKAMSLAELTEVLSLNKPTIHRILQDLIGLGYVERVGGGVYVLTHKLRRLSQDEGTARLIEVGEPLLAGLHEATEETTNLGVLRQDKVAYLMVLESPQPLRRVEGPGSLDPFHSTALGRAIVSHLPEERWPRLMKGVRLRKQTANTITDKDALVETLRTAKAQGYADEWEENDVGVMCVAVPVLVDGEPLAAVSLTVPLPRIDRARERELVTRLRETAAAFGGAL from the coding sequence ATGGAATCCACGGTCCTCGTCAAAGCCTTCGGCATCCTGGAGACGCTCGCCCACGAGCAGAAGGCGATGTCGCTGGCGGAGCTGACCGAGGTGCTCTCGCTCAACAAGCCGACGATCCACCGGATCCTGCAGGACCTCATCGGCCTGGGCTACGTGGAGCGGGTGGGCGGTGGGGTGTACGTGCTCACGCACAAGCTGCGTCGGCTCTCGCAGGACGAGGGCACGGCGCGGCTGATCGAGGTGGGCGAGCCGCTGCTGGCGGGGCTGCACGAGGCGACCGAGGAGACGACCAACCTGGGGGTTTTGCGTCAGGACAAGGTGGCGTACCTGATGGTGCTGGAGAGCCCCCAGCCGCTGCGTCGGGTGGAGGGCCCCGGCTCGCTGGACCCGTTCCACTCCACGGCGTTGGGGCGTGCGATCGTGAGCCACCTGCCCGAGGAGCGTTGGCCGCGGCTGATGAAGGGGGTGCGTCTGCGGAAGCAGACGGCCAACACGATCACGGACAAGGACGCTCTGGTGGAGACGCTGCGGACGGCGAAGGCGCAGGGCTACGCCGACGAGTGGGAGGAGAACGACGTGGGGGTGATGTGCGTGGCGGTGCCGGTGCTGGTGGACGGCGAGCCGCTGGCGGCGGTGAGCCTGACGGTGCCGCTGCCGCGGATCGACCGCGCCCGCGAGCGGGAGCTGGTGACGCGGCTCCGCGAGACGGCGGCGGCGTTCGGCGGAGCGCTCTGA
- a CDS encoding saccharopine dehydrogenase family protein: protein MHHVLLLGAGKIGSAIARLLGETGDYDVLVADADAASLERLEGFANVATRTLDCGDADALAAAMEGRHSVISALSFRFNPAIARCARENGLSYFDLTEDVETTRAVREQAEGAAGGTVFLPQCGLAPGFVSIAAHELTKSFDALDTVRLRVGALPIFPSNQLRYNLTWSTDGLINEYGNPCEAVAGGKRIDVLPLEGLEHFSLDGVMYEAFNTSGGVGTLGETLAGQVRDLDYKTIRYRGHRDLIAFLMNDLRLNERREILKDILEHAVPMTPQDVVLIFCTATGQRDGHLVQVTDARKVYHGPFRGLDLSAIQLTTAASICAVLDLHATGKLPAGGGFVRQEQVPLADFLANRFGCCYATGRENVEEIAEPYVPQAS, encoded by the coding sequence ATGCATCACGTCCTCCTCCTCGGTGCCGGAAAGATCGGCTCGGCCATCGCCCGCCTGCTCGGCGAGACCGGCGACTATGACGTGCTGGTGGCCGACGCGGACGCGGCGTCGCTGGAGCGGCTGGAGGGCTTCGCGAACGTGGCGACGCGGACGCTGGACTGCGGCGACGCCGATGCCCTGGCCGCGGCGATGGAGGGCCGGCACTCGGTCATCTCGGCGCTGTCCTTCCGCTTCAACCCGGCGATCGCCCGCTGCGCGAGAGAGAACGGCCTGAGCTACTTCGACCTCACCGAGGACGTCGAGACCACCCGCGCCGTGCGGGAGCAAGCCGAGGGCGCCGCCGGGGGCACGGTCTTCCTGCCGCAGTGCGGCCTGGCCCCGGGCTTCGTGAGCATCGCGGCGCACGAGCTGACGAAGTCGTTCGACGCGCTCGACACCGTCCGCCTCCGCGTCGGGGCGCTGCCGATCTTTCCCAGCAACCAGCTGCGGTACAACCTCACCTGGAGCACCGACGGGCTGATCAACGAGTACGGCAACCCTTGCGAGGCGGTGGCCGGCGGCAAGCGGATCGACGTCCTCCCGCTGGAAGGCCTCGAGCACTTCTCGCTGGACGGGGTGATGTACGAGGCATTCAACACCAGCGGCGGCGTGGGCACGCTGGGCGAGACACTCGCGGGCCAAGTCCGCGACCTGGACTACAAGACGATCCGCTACCGCGGCCACCGCGACCTGATCGCGTTCCTCATGAACGACCTGCGGCTCAACGAGCGCCGCGAGATCTTGAAGGACATCCTCGAGCACGCGGTGCCGATGACCCCGCAGGACGTCGTGCTGATCTTCTGCACCGCGACCGGGCAGCGCGACGGCCACCTGGTGCAGGTCACCGATGCGCGGAAGGTCTACCACGGACCCTTCCGCGGGCTGGACCTCTCGGCGATCCAGCTGACCACGGCGGCGTCGATCTGCGCGGTGCTGGACCTGCACGCCACCGGCAAGCTGCCCGCGGGCGGCGGCTTCGTCCGCCAGGAGCAGGTCCCGCTCGCGGACTTCCTCGCCAACCGCTTCGGCTGCTGCTACGCGACCGGCCGCGAGAACGTCGAGGAGATCGCCGAGCCCTACGTCCCGCAGGCAAGCTGA